TAAAATGGCGGCGATTGGCCAGGCCGGTCAACGTGTCGGTGATAGCGAGCTCGCGCATGGTGGCGGCATCGCGGACATTGCGGATGTACTCCAGGGTGCCAAAGACGATGGACAGACACAGGATGGCACCGCCAATCAGATAGAAAAACAGCTGTTGCCGCCAGGCGCCGAGCGCGGTGCGGGTCTCCTCGCCAACCACCACGATGAAGGGCAGACCGCGGATTTTGCGCAGGGCCCAGATCCTGTCGATGCCATCCACCGGCGAGACCAGGCGATGGGTGACCAGCGCATCGGAACCCGAGCGAGCCAGCGTATTGAGCTTTTCCTCGGCGACGCGCTGGCCAATTTGACTCGCGATCAATGGCTTGCGGGCGAGCAGGCGCGAGTTTAGGTCGAAGATGGAAATCACGTTATGCGGTTCCAGCTCGACCAGGTCCAGCCACTGCTGGAAGAATCCCAGATCAAAGCCCGCCAGCGCGAAGCCCTCCAGCTGTCCCGTCGCTGACAACAGTGGCATGGAGGCGGTCACGTTCATGGCGTTGGTGACCGAGGTGAACATGTTGCTGATCTTGAAGGCGTCAACTGGCTCGCTCTGGGCCAGGGTGCAGTATTCGCGCCCGCGTTCTTGCGCATCGAGCCCGATGTTGCCGCCGATGGATGTGTGGGTGATGACACAATTGGCGTTCAGCATGCCGAGAAAGAGCAGATTGGGCACGGAGGCGGCCTTGTCGATGATCAGCGCGGTCTTGCGCTCATGCAGAGCCGCATTGTCGCTCGGGTAGACCAGCTCATCCGCGTCGAAGCGTTTGACGGTATCGCGCAGCACGTACTCGGTTAGGTCGAAGGATTTGGCGATCCATTCGGCGATCAGAAAGCCTTTGGCCGTGGCGCGCTCGGTGGCGGTGGCGATGGCCAACCGGTGGGAAGCGACTAGCTGCGTCGTGCCGGCGGCGGCGATGGTGGCAATCATCACCACGCAGATCAGCCAGGCATTGCGGGTACGCGCGCTGATCCGGCGTTTCGAATCGCTCTCGCCTTGATCGCGGCGGGCCCGTGCAGCCTGGTCGATGTCAATCGCCGCGGAGCGTGAATCAACGGTTTCGGTGGCAGAGCTCATACAGCGGAAAGCCCTCGGTTGGCGCGGTCGATAACAAGGTGCGGTGGCGGCCGAACCGGGTTGGAAGTCCGTTTTGATGGCGCCTGGATGGGCACGAGCCGCTCGCCGGTCTTCAGCGGGCGGATAATTGGGTCGAGGCGCGTCAGGCTCGGCGGCAGATCCTGCAGCGCTGCCTCAGCTGTCGCAAAATCTGCATATGCGCCGATCAGCACGCTATGCCAGCGCCTAGGCTCGCCGCCTGACTCCAGTCGCAGTGCCCGGCCGACGAGGCCCTCGTCCTGCGCGAAGCGCGCGAGGCTGGCGACGTCGCGGAAGCTGATTAGCTGGATGGTGAAACGAGCGTCTTCAGGGATTGCATCGACGCGATTACTGGGCGCTTCTGTGGGCACTTCTGTAGGCGCTTCACTGGGTGCTTCTGTCGCGGTCGCAGTGGCCGAATCCGCATCAGAGCCCGTGCTGGCATCCCTGACAGCATCCAGGTCTGTGTCAGTGTTGACCGGTC
Above is a genomic segment from Thiorhodovibrio litoralis containing:
- a CDS encoding sensor domain-containing diguanylate cyclase; its protein translation is MSSATETVDSRSAAIDIDQAARARRDQGESDSKRRISARTRNAWLICVVMIATIAAAGTTQLVASHRLAIATATERATAKGFLIAEWIAKSFDLTEYVLRDTVKRFDADELVYPSDNAALHERKTALIIDKAASVPNLLFLGMLNANCVITHTSIGGNIGLDAQERGREYCTLAQSEPVDAFKISNMFTSVTNAMNVTASMPLLSATGQLEGFALAGFDLGFFQQWLDLVELEPHNVISIFDLNSRLLARKPLIASQIGQRVAEEKLNTLARSGSDALVTHRLVSPVDGIDRIWALRKIRGLPFIVVVGEETRTALGAWRQQLFFYLIGGAILCLSIVFGTLEYIRNVRDAATMRELAITDTLTGLANRRHFMDAAEIALARSERTATPMTLILADLDHFKWINDNHGHATGDRVLREVASVLKDLSRKGDLAARWGGEEFVILLPGAGQGGATAFAERLRREIAALESAPGQPVTLSQGLTAWQPKDTLDDMLKRADAALYRAKREGRDRVDIE